CTTTTGTTTGCTGTATGTAGGGTACTCATTGCAGATTGTTCCAAATAGTGGTGATAAAGTCGAAATGCCGATTTGTTTTCTTATCGTTTAGAAGTGAGGCCTTTGTTATCATCAATGTCCCTGTAATTTGGTTACATAATTAGTTTGTTTACTGAATTTTTAATACTTGTATTTTTGTCTCAGATAGTTGTTGGCAGGCAATGTAATGCAGTGAAGTTGATGTTGCTGGGTCCTCTTCCAAGAGCACTGCTTTAAAAAATGTGGctttctatatatatgcattaaaaaaaatatactagttTATGAAGTATTATGCCATCTATAAGTAGTTGAACCAGCATTTTTCATCTATTACCAATATTCTAATGGCTTGTATTCCTATCATTACATGATACTCAAACTAGTCAACATAATGATTGGCTCTCACATGATTTCCCATATCTCCCTTATTTGTAGGCTTCCACACAAGTGGATATAATAAGATAAGTGTATATGTTTGGGATTTTGGGTCTTTGCAGGCTATAAGACAACTCCATAATGCAACTCTATCAACTTTTTTATCTTAACTTATTGTTGGTTGCAGCCTCTAACCTATGATGTACCTAAGGGATTGTTTCATTACATTTAGCTGTAACTGTActgtaattataattacatgcaAATGCAGAtatgatatttgattttatgtatttgaatctaactattacaattgAAACTACACGAGGCAACTCAAAAGCAGTAGTccagtaattttaaataaaaaataagcttgCTATTTAATCAcctttcaaataaaaaataactttccTTCAATATTAGAGATAATCTTACGGCCAcataaataaagtaataaaattctaaatacAATTCTTCAATTGTACGCAATAAAAGAGTTATTTATAGTTGTAGTATTTTCTACTTTATATGATCAAATCAGATGCATATAACTACAAGTATTGTTTTCTTAAATACAATCTATTTCCAAATACACAGCAGTTACAATTGCATCCAACTAACCGGCCCCAAATTGCGCCTATGCCCAACTTGAAACTAGGGTATTAACTTACCAGTCTTAATACTTGAGGTTTTAACTTAGGGGACTAAATAGAAACTCTGCATATATGCCACTgactattattaaaaattttcagatctctctctcaataccCAAAATATCTTTCTAAAACCCAATCTCATTAGTAAATCCTAGAGGACAAGGAGATACTTGGAgggatttttaaaatcaataaaggTATTTTAATCATTCAGGGATAAATAAgatagtttttaaatttcaaaaggCATATTGTATATTATCCTTTAATACTAATTCACTCTTTGTACAACttctatttataattttcattACTAGTGACCATATTTTTCTTCCTAAAAGTCTACTCCACTTTTCAATTGGCTAAATTgcaatttggtcctcaaactatgaggtgtataatattttagttttcaaactttaatttattataattttttgctcgaattttttgaattattaaaatcAAATCCACCAactcaatttagttgactagaTATTAATATATCGCTAATGTGCAAGTAATGTGGCAATGTTGTGATTGATGAAAtgacaataattaagatgtcatATTACTTTCATATCAGTGATgcattaatatttaatcaattaaataagGTTATGAGAttcaattgtaataatttataagttcgaaccataaattataataaattaaagttgagAACTAAATTGTAATCGTAtatcatagtttgaggaccaaaagtgcaatGCAGCCTTATAAATTCTACCAACTAGAATACTAAAATACATGACTTGACGCCTACCAACAACTGGTATCTTTGTTCATTAGCATCTAACACGAGCTTTAAATGGACTGTTGCTAATAGTATTGtttcattttcataataacAAATAGCCAATATTAATAAGTGAACTACTTATCAATTATTCGGTGGTTGTCTCCTGTTTATAGATGTGCGAACTTAATTtcaattttctaaaaaagaaaaactctctAAGATTGTTCAAATTGGTCAAAGAATGATTTGGATAGTTCATTACTGACATTGTGAACAATGCCCAGCGAAAACACCTCCTGGTCCCAGGGCGGTCGGACGCTTCGTTAGACAACTATTTTGAACTCATTTATTTGACCTGCAGGATCAGGGTAGATAGAGGTCGCACGCCATCGCGACGTAGGGCCGTGGTGGATAGAGAGGCGGTGACGGCTATTCTGGAGGACGTGGGCGTCAAGATGCCGCATCGAGCGGCACCATACCGAGTCTCGATGATGCTATTGATTTTCCTACATTACGGcctactactgtagttgctgcCCAGGCAAAGGAGCCCGTGCAAGAGGcatgaattttcttttcttccatttTGGTTTTTTGATAGAGTAGAGCTTTTCGATACTTAGAATCATGAATTAACGAGCAAAGTAAGCAACAATTAGTCTTATATTATAGGAAAGTTttatacaataatattttaCGGCTCAAAAGAATTACTTGAGAGAGAACACCCAACCTGAaagaatatataagaaaaagaaacaaacaacagataacccaaaaataaacaaaaatgcaAAACAAAAGACTAAACACCAAGGAATCTAAGGAAGGTAGAATGAAGCTCCTCCTACTATCTCACCAAACCCTTGATTTTGCTTTTTACAAGGATAGGATTCGATTAAAGTCTTCTAAAAATTATGTTGTTTCTTTCCAGCCAAATAACCCATCAGCTTGTCATTAGCATAAACAATCCCTTCGTACTAGCCTGGTAACCTCTATTCTCCACCGAATTttttcctagtaccctaaactCCTCTCGAAACTCTTGCTTGTGTGCCTCTTTTGCGTACATCAGCAGTAGGTACCTGGTAATGGCACATCTCGAGAAGAGACAATCTATCGTTTCTGAAGCATCCCCACATAGTACACAGGACGAGCCCCCTACCCATCCCTTCATGAGAAGATTGTTCGCCATGGGGTCTCTTTTCTTAAGAACAAACCAGACGAAAAATTTTAAGGCTCCAGATCTTTTTACATAGAGCATCTTTTTGTACCCCCCATCTATAAGTGTTGTATATGCCAATTTGATTGTAAACCTATTTTGCTCATTCCTGTGCCAAAGAATTCATCAAGCCTAATATCTACACTGAAGTTAGAGAGCCAATTCTTTAAATTCTCGAGTTCTTAAGTTGCGACCCTGACTCATTACTGCACACCCCCCCTAGGATTTGTCTTTACCTCCATGATCTGCTATCAAAGGACTCATTTACTTTAATTTCCTTCAGCACAACTTTATCATATATCAGGAAAATAGAATTGTAGTGACATTTCTCCGCTCCACCAATCTGCCCAAAGGTTGATTAGTTGCCCATCTCCTAGAGAATAGCTCACACCACATTTGGAGATTTTTCTAAGCTTAAAAATATTCTTCCACTACTATGAGGCCGGTTTGAAAGACCTCCCTTTCTTGAGAGGTTTTCTTTTAGTACAATACAATGTTCTAATCAGCCTCTTCTATGGTAGTTTTAGTTGTGTAAAAAGCCTCCACTACCATTTCAATAGGAGGGTGTCATTCGTTGTATCACAATCCAATACCTGCACACACTAATCTTCTACGCTACCAACAAGGCTCCCCTTTTTGTGCCTAGTCCTCTATTCCAGAAGAAGTCTCTTCGTAACAATTCAACTCATCTTAATTATTACCTATTTCGACGCCAAGTTCACCTACTTCACTCCGCCACTTCTCGAGAGCAGTTTTGCCTACTGTTTGGTTGATGCATCCTTGAACTTTATTGATGATACCTGACATCTCTTCTTTCCTTAACGTTTTGTTCAACAACAATAGGTCCAAATACCTTGTTAGGAACTTTCACACCTTGCACTCTATAATGGTGGCTAGCTACTTTGCctaatctcttttatttttcatgtagaagatctatactttttttcttttcttaatctTTAACCCAGGAGACCCATTCAAATAGACTCAATAAGAATTTAAGGTTCCTCACATATTTATTCATGGgatcacaaaagaaaataatgtcATCTCTGTACACAGGGACGAAGCCAGAAATTAAAATTCGGAGGGGGCAAGATTTAgatttgataggaaaaaaattcaacctagctcagataataagaaaaaaaatttgtcagattCACTGATTAGTTATTACTAACAACAATAATGACAATATGCTTAAAGAGGAATAAGACTATAAGAGTTGAAGGGAAAGGAccaagaaatttgaaaaaaaaaattaagacggaaattttattaaaaaaattaatttggccccctaaaattaaaatttataatattttaatttttattacaaaggacttttatgtaaattttaaaaagttaggggggccatggccactgTGGGCCCCTCAATGGCTCCGCCTAGACCTAGCAAACGGGCGGGTTGGGTAACCCACGGGCGGGTCATTGCACCTGCGGGTTACTTCACTACACCAAAAGGGATTTTTTGTGCCAATTATTTAGCTGTGATTATCAAATGGCcgctattactattattttattacaccTTTAGCGGCAATTATGTTCAAATAtacctactaatatttatatattaaatataatcctAATCTAACCCCAACCTAACCCACCCTCAACCTAACCCAACCCAACCTCGTGCCCTCTCTCAAGTCTCAACCCACGCCcactccctctccccctccccgctcctctctcctctctcgatCCCCCTCCCCCTCGATCGGATCctcccccccttctctctctctctcttactctcacCCTCTCCCCCTCTCGATCCAAGCCGAAACCCTAGCTTCTCTCCTCGATCCCTTGCCCTAATGGCTTCTCCTGGTTAACACCTCCATCAGCGGTGCTCCAGATCCTGCTCCAGATCCTGCGGGGGACGCCTCGTGAcctacggcggcggcggcgccgccgttcCCATCGCCTCCGCCGAGCCGTCTGATCCGATGGTCTGCACCTACCATTGCCGTCAGATGGTGATCCCCCGCTACCTCCGTCGTAATAGCAACCCTAGTTGATTCGTCGTGATTTGCTTTCGCTTGAAAATTTGAAGTGATATGATGAGATATTGCCATATTTAGCTTCTTTTTGTGGTTGCTTTATCGTGTTTATGTCTGATTTCTTGGTGTGATTGTGAGATTAATGGTAAATTCTCGAGTTGCTTGTATTGAAGTGCTGGTGCGGTTACTAATTCCTTGTGGCAATTTTATCTGTTTGGATTTTGGAAAACTTATATCCTGAACAGTGAATGCTTGATTCATAATTCTTGAATGAGTAATGCATATTTTCTCTTTAGGGTAGTAGCAGAATTAAGAATGAGTATTCATGGATTTTTGAGTTTCTTACAGTCCAATTAGTAGTTAGCTGTAGTCAAAACGTTAAATTTATGAGAAATACTTAGGGAGCGGTAATTCATGTGTTTAGCTTTATCAAATAAGCCAAGAAGTGTGATTGTAGTTACTATCTTGCTGTATCTCTGCTGCATCTTTGGAAGATAACAGGAAAAATATGAAATGGTCAAGAGGTTGAGTTTACTAAGTAGTGTGGACAATAGTGTAATGGTATCACACGATAATTTGTGGCATTTAGGTTGCATGAAAATGAAAGATATGCAGGTTTTGAAAGACAAGATATTAGTTACTTGAAAGCTTGAATTTTGTTAGTTAGAATAAGAAAGaagttttttgttcttttgtagTTATATTGTCTCATCTATTCGGTATTCTTCCTATAACTTTGTTTTAACATCTTCATCAAATACATCTTGGCAGTAGTTCTGGCTTCTGCATGATATTCTGTTCATACTCTGTCGCTTAACTTGATTTAAGTTCACTTTCTTTATTAACATGGCACATCAATTTAGACCTCTATATTGCtctataagttgcactactccTTCCAGAATCTCTAGTCAAGTTTCCAGGCTGGTGCCTTAGAGGAAAAATATATTGGacacaaaatatataattagttaaattatttttactttctttaaCACTTATGGGTAATTTACACTTCCACttatatttttagattaataCATTATTTTAAAGTAAAGTGACGTGAATATATCCAGGTTTTATAGAGGCAAAttgtatttattaaatttaattaaattaagttacTAAATAGTAGTTAAATTTACTGATTTTGTATACACAGTTCCCTGTACTTACTTATgtttttccatatatataaaataaattttcggaGGATAAAGCTTGTAAAtacttaagaaaaaaaaaacaaaaaacgagTCAAAGTTTATTGTTACAAAGGAATTTGCAAACTCTAACTTCATTTAATGCATGGGGGTCACCATTTTCAGTGGTTGGGTGCATTTGTGGGCAAAAATAACCAAAGTTGATATGCCTAACTTTGTAGCAGTGTTATAAATATAACATAATGAAAAGTTCTATAAactttatacaaaaaaaaaaaaaaaaaatgaaaatgatggTAAAAGTTTATGGAACTTACCTATAATCCATTTTGATTGAGCTAAACTAATCTTCAAATGTTTCAATTTTGTTACCTAATCTTTTAATTCACTTGATTTTAGCCACTTGAGACAATTTCAACTTAGAATTCAGTTTTAACAGTTTATGTTAATAGATCTAATTAGAGTATATTATAAGATTTGCATgggtatatttttattaaaacaaacgtggtttttaaattttatatcaagcaattcaaataaaataaactgaaagattagctaccaattcaatttttttatagagattAGATAGTTGAATAAAAAAATGGGTTATATAGCTTAGATAAATTTCAATCATAGTCACTAaagattatttaaaaaataaaagccaTGATTAAAGCATGTTCTTATTGCCCTCATGACCCTCTTGAGAAGAATTTAGTTCAAATTCTTTGATTAAAATGGAACATGTATATGCCAGGGAAACACAATATCACTCTagtactatattattaaatgtatttttattactatttatttaatattagcTAGCTATTCTTGTTGTACTGGtaatttttactataataataataatgttattgGGGACCATTCTAGTGTAATTATTTGGtaattaatagttttagttGTTCTAAAGATACTCTGATCTACTAATTAACTGAAAAAAGCACTTTGTCGCACACATGTGTACTTTTACAGCCAGAAGTACTTACTCAGTATTACTATACTTGTCCTCTAAGGATAGTCAATCCCCCACCCCCCctcttttttcccccttcctTCAGTTGCTTGTTTTGCATCTCCAATTtgcttatttttctcttttcctttaagCCTCTTCCTCTTGAGTTATGGAAACTAACTTTGGCTAGATTAAGTATTGTCCATCTGATTTACTTTCTAGATGTAAAAATTGATTGATAAGTGAATATGCTTTGCAATTAATAGGTTAAATCGGAGTTCATGGTAGCTTTCAACACTTTAGAGAGGCAAGTCGGTGACTATCAAGCTAGACTGGAGACACTGCACGAACAACTATGCAGGAGTGGTATGGCGCTCTTTGGTTTGCTTTTGAGTGGTTCATGTGCTTGAGTTATCTAGTTACATATATATCCCTGGGCGGCATCGAGCAAAATTGAAACGTACTTTTACATTTACTCCTGCAGGGTTATCTAGTTACATATATATCCCTGGGACATCTTAATTTGCATATATGACATTTTACAAGGTACATGTCTAATAGACATACCTTCGAACTTACAAATTTCAATGTTTAGAAAACCTTTATAAGgatatataattttaagaaGCCCAacttttgaggggtatatatgaaaattctgGTTCTACCAGGGTTTCGATGGATTTTGTTTAGAAAATATATGTAGAAGATCTTAGCTTACCGTCACAATATTTTCCAGTTAAGTTGGCAACCTTATTCTTCCCCGTGAAGAGCTTGATAACAATTTAGAGATCAAATCATTATACTAATCTAATGCTATTTGATGACGCTTTTTATGTGGCTATTGAGAAATGTACTTTGAACCAACTTTTTCTTGACTCTAGCTTGATCCGACTTCTTACAAATGTTCTCCGAATAAATCTTTTCCCCCAAAATTGAATGAGTGCAACGAAATTTTTGTTTACTGTAACAATTCATCGATTGATGTTGCTATCCCTGAACGTCAGGTACATGCCTATGAGAGATCTAATCGAGTTTACAACTACGAATTGGATCCTTGTGCCCCAATCTATATAACTGTTGGCGACGGGGGTAATAGGGAAAATGTGGCGACTTCTCATGCAGATGACCCCGGCAACTGCCCCAACCCCTTAAGCACTTATGATAAGCACTTGGGTGGCAGCTTCTGTGCTACCAACTCCACCACGGGCCCTGCTGTAGGAAAATTTTGCTGGGACCGTGAGCCTGATTACAGCGCATACAGAGAGAGCAGCTTCGGTCATGGAATCTTAGAGGCAAGTCCTTTTTCAGCTTCTCAGAAAAGCCAATTCTCACCATTCCTTTTCTTTGTATGATTGTTTGATGATTTCCCAGGTGAAAAATGAAACTCATGCATTGTGGACATGGCATCGGAATCAAGACATGTA
This genomic interval from Ananas comosus cultivar F153 linkage group 8, ASM154086v1, whole genome shotgun sequence contains the following:
- the LOC109714398 gene encoding uncharacterized protein LOC109714398 isoform X3 — its product is MVCTYHCRQMVKSEFMVAFNTLERQVGDYQARLETLHEQLCRSGSAESVNLNPCCWDLNFLSLSAGAAEIEVGSKTCSVCYFFATF
- the LOC109714396 gene encoding purple acid phosphatase 15-like — translated: MTFYKVHAYERSNRVYNYELDPCAPIYITVGDGGNRENVATSHADDPGNCPNPLSTYDKHLGGSFCATNSTTGPAVGKFCWDREPDYSAYRESSFGHGILEVKNETHALWTWHRNQDMYNSVGDEIYIVRQPNKCPVRYVLPQFKSKNVLPNDLFRI